Proteins from a single region of Oryza brachyantha chromosome 6, ObraRS2, whole genome shotgun sequence:
- the LOC102704154 gene encoding probable galacturonosyltransferase 3 isoform X2 → MAMAFPSISSTASASSAYPARSISPLRRRPGFLALVLVALLLFLSFQLVIHVPSLRSAVSLWLFSDLLAERNGPGSRNVQQEVAEEQSLAAGSEVSNISSTVTLETRRNDPIKLKREVFRRKRKENRIQELLQIDKETELHMRNVATNRSRNFSNKVRASYNIWRPEFHHTNTDSTLRLMKDQIIMAKVYATIAHSQKQPDLYALLMKCIKQSQAAIGDAHMDHELDSSALERAKAMGHALSSARDVLYNSGEVSRRLRVMLQSTELNIDSVKKQNSFLVQHAAKTVPMPLHCLHMQLTTDYHFRDGVIKEYFRGAALKEEEEKAKREDRSLYHYAIFSDNVLAASVVVRSAVTHAREPEKHVFHIVTDRLNFAAMMMWFISHPPLPATVHVENIDNFKWLNSSYCSVLRQLESARLKEYYFKAHDPSSLSDGNENLKYRNPKYLSMLNHLRFYMPEIHPKLDKILFLDDDVVVQKDLTPLWDIDLKGMVNGAVETCKESFHRFDTYLNFSHPKISENFDPRACGWAFGMNMFDLKEWKKQNITGIYHYWQDLNEDRKLWKLGTLPPGLITFYNLTYPLNRTWHVLGLGYDPAVDLAEIENAAVVHYNGNYKPWLDLAISKYKPYWSKYVDLDNSHIQHCYMSEH, encoded by the exons ATGGCCATGGCGTTCCCCTCCATCTCatcgacggcgtcggcgtcgtcggcgtaTCCCGCTAGAAGTATCTCCccactgcgccgccgccccggatTCCTCGccctcgtcctcgtcgccctcctccttttcctctccttccAG CTCGTGATTCATGTCCCCTCCCTCAGATCGGCAGTGTCCCTGTGGCTCTTCTCCGATCTCCTCGC TGAGCGCAACGGCCCCGGGAGCCGCAATGTGCAG CAAGAGGTTGCAGAGGAGCAGTCACTAGCTGCTGGGTCTGAAGTCTCCAATATTTCAAGCACAGTAACTTTGGAAACCAGAAGAAATgatccaattaaattaaagagAGAG GTATTCCGCCGCAAAAGGAAGGAGAATAGGATTCAGGAGTTGCTTCAGATAGACAAGGAGACCGAACTCCATATGAGAAATGTGGCCACAAACAGATCAAGGAACTTCAGTAATAAAGTAAGAGCCAGCTACAACATATGGAGGCCAGAGTTCCACCATACTAATACGGACTCAACCCTGAGACTCATGAAAGATCAGATAATAATGGCCAAGGTGTATGCCACGATTGCACATTCCCAGAAGCAACCTGATCTATACGCATTGCTTATGAAGTGCATTAAACAAAGCCAAGCAGCCATTGGGGATGCACACATGGATCATGAACTTGACTCAAG TGCTTTAGAGCGGGCAAAAGCTATGGGACATGCATTGTCTTCTGCTAGAGATGTTCTATACAACTCGGGTGAAGTATCGAGAAGATTGCGCGTTATGCTGCAGTCTACAGAACTAAATATCGATAGTGTTAAGAAGCAGAACTCGTTCCTGGTGCAGCATGCTGCAAAGACTGTCCCCATGCCCTTGCACTGTCTGCATATGCAGTTGACAACCGATTATCATTTTCGTGATGGTGTGATCAAGGAGTATTTCCGTGGTGCTGCTctgaaggaagaagaagaaaaagcaaAGCGTGAGGATCGGTCACTATACCACTATGCTATATTTTCAGATAATGTCCTTGCAGCCTCTGTAGTGGTCAGATCAGCTGTGACGCATGCCAGGGAACCAGAGAAGCATGTGTTCCACATCGTCACTGATAGACTTAATTTTGCAGCAATGATGATGTGGTTTATAAGTCATCCTCCTCTACCTGCTACTGTCCATGTGGAAAATATTGACAACTTCAAATGGCTCAATTCATCATACTGTTCGGTTCTACGGCAACTTGAGTCAGCTCGGCTCAAAGAGTACTATTTCAAAGCACATGATCCATCATCACTCTCTGATGGAAATGAAAATCTGAAGTACAGGAACCCCAAATATCTGTCTATGCTTAACCATCTAAGGTTCTACATGCCAGAAATACATCCCAAGCTCGACAAGATACTGTTTCTCGATGACGATGTTGTTGTGCAGAAGGACTTGACACCACTATGGGACATTGATCTTAAAGGGATGGTAAATGGTGCAGTTGAAACCTGCAAAGAAAGTTTCCATCGCTTTGACACGTACCTTAATTTCTCACACCCAAAGATATCAGAGAACTTTGATCCACGTGCTTGCGGATGGGCCTTTGGGATGAACATGTTTGACCTGAAAGAGTGGAAGAAGCAAAATATCACCGGAATATATCATTATTGGCAAGATCTG AATGAGGATCGCAAGCTGTGGAAGCTGGGTACATTGCCTCCAGGACTGATTACTTTCTACAACCTGACGTACCCGTTGAATCGCACTTGGCATGTGTTGGGCCTTGGCTATGATCCAGCTGTTGACCTCGCTGAGATTGAGAATGCAGCGGTAGTTCATTACAATGGGAATTACAAGCCCTGGTTAGACCTTGCTATTTCTAAGTACAAGCCCTACTGGTCCAAGTATGTAGATCTTGACAACTCACACATTCAACACTGCTATATGAGTGAGCACTGA
- the LOC102704154 gene encoding probable galacturonosyltransferase 3 isoform X1, producing the protein MAMAFPSISSTASASSAYPARSISPLRRRPGFLALVLVALLLFLSFQLVIHVPSLRSAVSLWLFSDLLAERNGPGSRNVQDMDNADKTIAYTDQDGRIKLFKVTTREFLSSSIWMNPLLPKITQPVPQTQEVAEEQSLAAGSEVSNISSTVTLETRRNDPIKLKREVFRRKRKENRIQELLQIDKETELHMRNVATNRSRNFSNKVRASYNIWRPEFHHTNTDSTLRLMKDQIIMAKVYATIAHSQKQPDLYALLMKCIKQSQAAIGDAHMDHELDSSALERAKAMGHALSSARDVLYNSGEVSRRLRVMLQSTELNIDSVKKQNSFLVQHAAKTVPMPLHCLHMQLTTDYHFRDGVIKEYFRGAALKEEEEKAKREDRSLYHYAIFSDNVLAASVVVRSAVTHAREPEKHVFHIVTDRLNFAAMMMWFISHPPLPATVHVENIDNFKWLNSSYCSVLRQLESARLKEYYFKAHDPSSLSDGNENLKYRNPKYLSMLNHLRFYMPEIHPKLDKILFLDDDVVVQKDLTPLWDIDLKGMVNGAVETCKESFHRFDTYLNFSHPKISENFDPRACGWAFGMNMFDLKEWKKQNITGIYHYWQDLNEDRKLWKLGTLPPGLITFYNLTYPLNRTWHVLGLGYDPAVDLAEIENAAVVHYNGNYKPWLDLAISKYKPYWSKYVDLDNSHIQHCYMSEH; encoded by the exons ATGGCCATGGCGTTCCCCTCCATCTCatcgacggcgtcggcgtcgtcggcgtaTCCCGCTAGAAGTATCTCCccactgcgccgccgccccggatTCCTCGccctcgtcctcgtcgccctcctccttttcctctccttccAG CTCGTGATTCATGTCCCCTCCCTCAGATCGGCAGTGTCCCTGTGGCTCTTCTCCGATCTCCTCGC TGAGCGCAACGGCCCCGGGAGCCGCAATGTGCAG GACATGGATAATGCCGATAAGACTATTGCTTACACGGACCAGGATGGTCGGATTAAGCTCTTTAAAGTTACCACAAGAGAATTCCTATCGTCCTCTATCTGGATGAATCCTTTGTTGCCCAAAATTACCCAGCCAGTACCTCAAACT CAAGAGGTTGCAGAGGAGCAGTCACTAGCTGCTGGGTCTGAAGTCTCCAATATTTCAAGCACAGTAACTTTGGAAACCAGAAGAAATgatccaattaaattaaagagAGAG GTATTCCGCCGCAAAAGGAAGGAGAATAGGATTCAGGAGTTGCTTCAGATAGACAAGGAGACCGAACTCCATATGAGAAATGTGGCCACAAACAGATCAAGGAACTTCAGTAATAAAGTAAGAGCCAGCTACAACATATGGAGGCCAGAGTTCCACCATACTAATACGGACTCAACCCTGAGACTCATGAAAGATCAGATAATAATGGCCAAGGTGTATGCCACGATTGCACATTCCCAGAAGCAACCTGATCTATACGCATTGCTTATGAAGTGCATTAAACAAAGCCAAGCAGCCATTGGGGATGCACACATGGATCATGAACTTGACTCAAG TGCTTTAGAGCGGGCAAAAGCTATGGGACATGCATTGTCTTCTGCTAGAGATGTTCTATACAACTCGGGTGAAGTATCGAGAAGATTGCGCGTTATGCTGCAGTCTACAGAACTAAATATCGATAGTGTTAAGAAGCAGAACTCGTTCCTGGTGCAGCATGCTGCAAAGACTGTCCCCATGCCCTTGCACTGTCTGCATATGCAGTTGACAACCGATTATCATTTTCGTGATGGTGTGATCAAGGAGTATTTCCGTGGTGCTGCTctgaaggaagaagaagaaaaagcaaAGCGTGAGGATCGGTCACTATACCACTATGCTATATTTTCAGATAATGTCCTTGCAGCCTCTGTAGTGGTCAGATCAGCTGTGACGCATGCCAGGGAACCAGAGAAGCATGTGTTCCACATCGTCACTGATAGACTTAATTTTGCAGCAATGATGATGTGGTTTATAAGTCATCCTCCTCTACCTGCTACTGTCCATGTGGAAAATATTGACAACTTCAAATGGCTCAATTCATCATACTGTTCGGTTCTACGGCAACTTGAGTCAGCTCGGCTCAAAGAGTACTATTTCAAAGCACATGATCCATCATCACTCTCTGATGGAAATGAAAATCTGAAGTACAGGAACCCCAAATATCTGTCTATGCTTAACCATCTAAGGTTCTACATGCCAGAAATACATCCCAAGCTCGACAAGATACTGTTTCTCGATGACGATGTTGTTGTGCAGAAGGACTTGACACCACTATGGGACATTGATCTTAAAGGGATGGTAAATGGTGCAGTTGAAACCTGCAAAGAAAGTTTCCATCGCTTTGACACGTACCTTAATTTCTCACACCCAAAGATATCAGAGAACTTTGATCCACGTGCTTGCGGATGGGCCTTTGGGATGAACATGTTTGACCTGAAAGAGTGGAAGAAGCAAAATATCACCGGAATATATCATTATTGGCAAGATCTG AATGAGGATCGCAAGCTGTGGAAGCTGGGTACATTGCCTCCAGGACTGATTACTTTCTACAACCTGACGTACCCGTTGAATCGCACTTGGCATGTGTTGGGCCTTGGCTATGATCCAGCTGTTGACCTCGCTGAGATTGAGAATGCAGCGGTAGTTCATTACAATGGGAATTACAAGCCCTGGTTAGACCTTGCTATTTCTAAGTACAAGCCCTACTGGTCCAAGTATGTAGATCTTGACAACTCACACATTCAACACTGCTATATGAGTGAGCACTGA
- the LOC102704622 gene encoding probable serine/threonine-protein kinase PIX13 yields the protein MGNCASAIDSSSFFFFFKRPNSNDNIPGMSASKRTTSSTTTGRLSTLSDSTFMPSTVSGVSTDDAYPDGQILESPNLRIFTFAELKNATKNFRTDTVLGEGGFGKVYKGWVDEKTMNPSKSSTGIVVAVKKLNPESVQGTEQWESEVNFLGRISHPNLVKLLGYCKDNDELLLVYEFMAKGSLENHLFRRGAVYEPLPWSLRLKILIGAARGLAFLHSSERQIIYRDFKASNILLDSNFNAKLSDFGLAKHGPDGGLSHVTTRVMGTYGYAAPEYVATGHLYVKSDVYGFGVVLLEMLSGLRALDPSRPSGKLNLVDWAKPLLADRRKLSQLMDSRLEGQYHSRGALQAAQLTLKCLSGEPKNRPSMKEVVEALEKIESIKTKSREPRNSSSLVRGQGNSPRSNSSRTSSRGR from the exons ATGGGCAACTGCGCCAGCGCCATAGattcctcctccttcttcttcttcttcaagaGGCCCAACAGCAACGACAACATCCCAG GAATGTCTGCATCAAAGAGGACAACTagctccaccaccaccgggaGGCTGTCAACTCTTAGTGACAGTACCTTCATGCCATCGACTGTTAGTGGTGTAAGCACGGACGATGCTTATCCAGACGGCCAGATTCTTGAGTCCCCAAATCTCAGGATATTCACCTTTGCCGAACTGAAGAATGCTACAAAGAATTTCAGGACTGATACAGTTCTTGGGGAGGGCGGATTTGGGAAGGTTTACAAGGGATGGGTTGATGAGAAGACCATGAACCCATCCAAGAGTAGCACCGGCATTGTGGTTGCTGTCAAGAAGCTCAACCCTGAGAGTGTACAGGGAACGGAGCAATGGGAG TCTGAAGTGAATTTTCTTGGGAGGATTTCACACCCCAACCTTGTGAAACTCTTGGGCTATTGCAAGGATAACGACGAACTACTTCTTGTTTATGAGTTCATGGCAAAGGGGAGTTTGGAGAATCATCTGTTTAGAA GAGGAGCAGTTTACGAGCCACTGCCTTGGAGCCTCAGACTGAAGATTCTCATTGGCGCAGCTCGTGGCCTTGCCTTCCTTCATTCATCCGAGAGACAGATCATCTACAGGGACTTCAAGGCTTCAAACATCTTACTAGATTCG AACTTCAATGCAAAGCTCTCGGACTTTGGGTTGGCCAAGCATGGTCCAGATGGTGGATTGTCTCATGTGACAACACGCGTCATGGGTACTTATGGCTATGCGGCTCCAGAGTATGTTGCTACCG GTCACCTGTATGTGAAGAGTGATGTATATGGCTTCGGCGTTGTGCTGCTTGAGATGCTCTCTGGCCTGAGGGCACTGGACCCGAGCCGCCCCAGTGGGAAGCTGAACTTGGTGGACTGGGCAAAGCCATTACTGGCTGACCGGAGGAAGCTGAGCCAGCTGATGGACAGTCGGCTTGAGGGGCAATACCATTCCAGGGGAGCCCTCCAAGCTGCTCAGCTCACTCTCAAGTGCCTGTCTGGTGAGCCCAAGAACCGCCCATCCATGAAAGAAGTCGTTGAGGCTCTCGAGAAGATCGAGTCGATTAAGACCAAGTCGAGGGAGCCCAGGAACAGCTCCTCCCTGGTGCGTGGACAGGGGAATTCACCCAGGAGCAACAGCTCGAGGACGAGCTCTAGGGGCAGATGA
- the LOC102703875 gene encoding catalase isozyme B, protein MDPYKHRPSSASNSSFWTTNSGAPVWNNNSALTVGHRGPILLEDYHLIEKLAQFDRERIPERVVHARGASAKGFFEVTHDISHLTCADFLRAPGVQTPVIVRFSTVVHERGSPETLRDPRGFAVKFYTREGNFDLVGNNMPVFFIRDGMKFPDMVHAFKPSPKTNMQENWRIVDFFSHHPESLHMFTFLFDDVGIPLNYRHMDGFGVNTYTFINKDGKPHLVKFHWKPTCGVKCLLDDEAVTVGGTCHSHATKDLTDSIASGNYPEWKLYIQTIDPDHEDRFDFDPLDVTKTWPEDIIPLQPVGRMVLNKNIDNFFAENEQLAFCPAIIVPGIHYSDDKLLQTRVFSYADTQRHRLGPNYLMLPVNAPKCAYHNNHHDGTMNFMHRDEEVNYFPSRFDAARHAEKVPVPPRVLTGCREKCVINKENNFKQAGERYRSFDPARQDRFIQRWVDALSDPRITHELRGIWISYWSQCDASLGQKLASRLNLKPNM, encoded by the exons ATGGATCCCTACAAG CATCGTCCGTCCAGCGCCAGCAATTCCTCCTTCTGGACCACCAACTCCGGCGCCCCCGTCTGGAACAACAACTCCGCCCTCACCGTCGGACACCGTG GACCTATCCTTCTTGAGGATTATCATCTGATTGAAAAGCTTGCACAGTTTGACAGGGAGCGTATCCCTGAGCGTGTCGTTCATGCAAGGGGAGCCAGTGCCAAGGGGTTTTTTGAGGTCACTCATGATATTTCTCACCTCACGTGTGCTGATTTTCTCCGTGCCCCTGGTGTTCAGACCCCAGTTATTGTTCGGTTCTCCACTGTCGTGCATGAGCGTGGAAGCCCTGAGACCTTGAGGGATCCACGTGGTTTTGCTGTGAAATTCTACACTAGAGAG GGTAATTTCGATCTTGTTGGTAACAATATGCCTGTGTTTTTTATCCGAGATGGGATGAAATTCCCTGACATGGTCCATGCTTTCAAGCCAAGTCCAAAGACCAATATGCAAGAGAACTGGAGAATAGTTGATTTCTTTTCACACCACCCAGAGAGTTTGCACATGTTCACCTTCCTCTTTGATGATGTCGGCATTCCACTCAACTACAGGCACATGGACGGTTTTGGTGTCAACACCTACACCTTTATCAATAAGGATGGAAAGCCTCACCTTGTCAAATTCCACTGGAAGCCTACCTGTGGTGTCAAATGCCTGTTGGATGATGAAGCTGTAACTGTTGGGGGCACCTGCCACAGCCATGCTACGAAGGACTTGACTGATTCTATTGCATCAGGGAATTACCCAGAATGGAAGCTCTACATCCAGACCATCGATCCTGATCATGAGGACAGATTTGATTTCGATCCTCTTGATGTCACTAAGACATGGCCGGAGGATATCATCCCACTGCAGCCAGTTGGACGGATGGTCCTGAACAAAAACATTGATAACTTCTTTGCAGAAAATGAACAGCTTGCCTTTTGCCCTGCCATAATTGTCCCTGGAATCCATTACTCTGATGATAAGCTGCTCCAGACGAGAGTTTTCTCGTATGCTGATACCCAAAGGCACCGTCTTGGTCCAAACTATTTGATGCTTCCTGTGAATGCACCTAAATGTGCATACCACAACAACCACCATGATGGCACCATGAATTTCATGCACAGAGATGAGGAG GTGAACTACTTCCCCTCAAGGTTTGATGCTGCCCGTCATGCTGAGAAGGTTCCTGTTCCTCCTCGTGTTCTAACAGGCTGTCGGGAAAAG TGTGTCATTAACAAGGAGAACAATTTCAAGCAAGCTGGTGAGAGATACCGGTCCTTTGACCCTGCCAG GCAAGACCGTTTCATCCAGCGGTGGGTTGATGCGCTCTCAGATCCTCGTATTACGCATGAACTTCGTGGCATCTGGATCTCCTACTGGTCACAG TGTGATGCGTCCCTTGGGCAGAAGCTGGCATCACGGCTCAACCTGAAACcgaacatgtag